A window of the bacterium genome harbors these coding sequences:
- a CDS encoding cytochrome b N-terminal domain-containing protein, translating to MEAVLANLKEWFQDRKQHLDLFDETKTARQDNPLYILGSLVWLSWMVVIVSGVVLMLWYIPTTTGAYRSIEHITYDIPFGWLVRGLHKYGGDMLITCITLRIYRMYFAGEYKKPGELTWMILFASLVLAMISGVTGYTLEWNQRAFWAAKVILTVPTYYDEIPILGNLGLGHATAYIFLGGPALGQGTLTRFYAIHFGISIVLAIVAETFFYRTRRRHLNLSAFAIVLVLSFLAFVSFTNLPDLGQWANNNRTPLPVLSDWYFLALYQVVKYMPPLWAGVAPALLIGYGMLVPFLDRTKETLPTQRPLFFVVGVLALVYWIGFSALIMLNIAVISRDPPFIWGITVLVMLAAFLWELSYRRGRARRAAAAGTGGRPAARPAGAS from the coding sequence GTGGAGGCGGTACTCGCAAACCTGAAGGAATGGTTCCAGGACCGCAAGCAGCACCTGGACCTCTTCGACGAAACGAAGACGGCGCGCCAGGACAACCCCCTGTACATTCTGGGGAGCCTGGTCTGGTTGTCGTGGATGGTCGTGATCGTCTCCGGGGTCGTGCTGATGCTGTGGTACATCCCGACGACGACCGGCGCGTACCGCTCGATCGAGCACATCACCTACGACATCCCCTTCGGCTGGCTGGTGCGCGGGCTCCACAAATACGGCGGTGACATGCTGATCACGTGCATCACGCTGCGGATCTACCGCATGTACTTCGCCGGCGAGTACAAGAAGCCGGGCGAGCTCACGTGGATGATCCTGTTCGCGTCGCTCGTGCTGGCGATGATCTCGGGCGTCACCGGGTACACGCTGGAGTGGAACCAGCGGGCGTTCTGGGCGGCGAAGGTGATCTTGACCGTGCCGACATACTACGACGAGATCCCGATCCTCGGAAACCTCGGCCTGGGCCACGCGACCGCGTACATCTTTCTTGGCGGGCCGGCGCTCGGCCAGGGCACGCTGACCCGGTTCTACGCGATCCACTTCGGGATCTCGATCGTCCTCGCGATCGTGGCGGAGACGTTCTTCTACCGGACGCGCCGCCGCCACCTCAATCTCTCGGCGTTCGCGATCGTGCTCGTGCTGAGTTTCCTCGCGTTCGTGAGCTTCACCAACCTGCCGGACCTCGGCCAGTGGGCGAACAACAACCGAACGCCGCTGCCCGTGCTTTCGGACTGGTACTTCCTCGCGCTGTACCAGGTCGTGAAATACATGCCGCCGTTGTGGGCCGGCGTCGCGCCAGCGCTGCTGATTGGGTACGGCATGCTCGTGCCGTTTCTCGACCGCACGAAGGAGACGCTGCCGACGCAGCGCCCGCTGTTCTTCGTCGTCGGCGTGCTCGCGCTCGTGTACTGGATCGGGTTCAGCGCGCTCATTATGCTGAACATCGCCGTGATCTCCCGGGATCCGCCGTTCATCTGGGGCATCACCGTCCTCGTGATGCTCGCGGCGTTTCTGTGGGAGTTGAGCTACCGCCGCGGCCGGGCCAGGCGCGCGGCCGCGGCGGGGACCGGCGGACGCCCGGCGGCGCGGCCCGCCGGGGCGTCGTAG
- a CDS encoding hydrogenase iron-sulfur subunit — MPELADRPQPMPAAGRGPKIVGFLCDWSVASDGVTREDGTMRDLPNVTLIKIPCSGFTRPAWLEFALRNGADGAFVCGCPLGDCFNRLGNNLIGDRVEQLRRRLERQKINPERIGALFYGKHAAAEFVEAVRAFSQRIASMPGPAIPPARRPAAPAGGPPGGAAPAQGGA; from the coding sequence ATGCCGGAGCTAGCCGATCGTCCACAACCCATGCCCGCCGCGGGCCGGGGTCCCAAGATCGTCGGGTTCCTCTGCGACTGGTCGGTTGCGTCCGATGGGGTGACGCGCGAGGACGGAACGATGCGGGACCTCCCGAACGTCACCCTGATCAAGATCCCGTGCTCCGGGTTCACGCGGCCGGCGTGGCTGGAGTTCGCGCTGCGAAACGGCGCCGACGGGGCGTTCGTCTGCGGGTGCCCGCTTGGCGACTGCTTCAACCGGCTCGGCAACAACCTGATCGGGGACCGGGTCGAGCAGCTGCGGCGCCGGTTGGAGCGGCAGAAGATCAATCCCGAGCGCATCGGGGCGCTGTTTTACGGCAAGCACGCCGCGGCCGAGTTTGTCGAGGCCGTCCGCGCGTTCAGCCAGCGGATCGCGAGCATGCCCGGTCCCGCGATCCCGCCGGCGAGGAGGCCGGCGGCCCCGGCCGGCGGACCACCC
- a CDS encoding cytochrome b N-terminal domain-containing protein: MYRRLLGRLLDATLRLDTVVARVYPEDFNPLYYTGGLANLFLTVLILSGIFLFLYYAPSFDQAYTSVQFLTVDVPYGQIIRGIHRYAADGFMIVILLHFFRNWFTERFRFSRDEPWISGMMLLLFAGFIGVTGYVLVWDQRSAALVAMTANAAGQVPLVGGWLRHALFGGEGLTNLLLPRILFLHVGPAVGLYVFLWWHYTRIRHPKVWPPAVWTLFALGFVLLLTGLIPVSSQAPASALHTPTDLAVDWLFLTPYWAMRFLPPLVLIALAVVIVAYGLYIPYQLPETRKELGIKDSGVAQVIDANCTGCELCYYDCPYNAIVMVPTPNPGVTKAAQARKLRAVILESRCVECGICVGACPFEALELPRFLQKDIQEKVLSACRS, encoded by the coding sequence GTGTATAGACGGCTGCTCGGCCGGTTGCTCGACGCCACGCTTCGGCTGGACACCGTCGTCGCGCGGGTGTACCCGGAGGACTTCAACCCGCTCTACTACACCGGCGGCCTCGCCAACCTGTTCCTCACGGTGCTGATCCTGTCGGGCATCTTCCTGTTCCTGTACTACGCCCCGTCGTTCGACCAAGCCTACACGTCGGTGCAGTTCCTGACGGTCGACGTCCCGTACGGCCAGATCATCCGCGGCATCCACCGGTACGCGGCCGACGGGTTCATGATCGTGATCCTCCTGCACTTCTTCCGCAACTGGTTCACCGAGCGGTTTCGGTTCTCCCGGGACGAACCGTGGATCAGCGGTATGATGCTGCTCCTCTTCGCGGGGTTCATCGGCGTGACGGGCTACGTGCTCGTCTGGGACCAGCGTAGCGCGGCGCTCGTGGCAATGACCGCGAACGCGGCCGGGCAGGTGCCGCTCGTCGGCGGGTGGCTGCGCCACGCGCTGTTCGGCGGCGAAGGCCTGACGAACCTGCTCTTGCCCCGGATCCTGTTCCTCCACGTCGGACCCGCAGTCGGCCTGTACGTCTTCCTCTGGTGGCACTACACGCGTATCCGCCATCCTAAGGTGTGGCCGCCCGCCGTGTGGACCCTGTTCGCGCTCGGGTTCGTGCTGTTGCTGACCGGGCTCATCCCGGTCAGCAGCCAGGCGCCGGCGTCGGCGCTGCACACGCCGACCGATCTGGCGGTCGACTGGCTGTTCCTGACACCGTACTGGGCCATGCGGTTCCTGCCGCCGCTGGTGCTGATCGCGCTCGCCGTCGTGATCGTGGCGTACGGCCTCTATATCCCGTACCAGCTTCCCGAGACCCGTAAGGAGCTCGGCATCAAGGACTCGGGCGTCGCGCAGGTGATCGACGCGAACTGCACGGGGTGCGAGCTGTGCTACTACGACTGCCCGTACAACGCCATCGTGATGGTGCCGACTCCCAATCCGGGCGTGACAAAAGCCGCGCAGGCGCGCAAGCTGCGGGCGGTCATCCTCGAGTCGCGATGCGTCGAGTGCGGGATCTGCGTCGGGGCGTGCCCGTTCGAGGCGCTCGAACTTCCGCGGTTTCTCCAAAAGGATATTCAGGAGAAGGTGCTGAGCGCATGCCGGAGCTAG
- a CDS encoding c-type cytochrome, with protein MLRGFGRTRPAALLLVIAAAVVVAGCQPRTGLQGTRTPMTLPPAENVETPLVADENDRPIVPDAITGKQVYGQNCAVCHGMDGHGNGPMAPTLVEPQHDVLALVVGLFGITIHRPTVPSKPADFHNRDLESVITPAIMFQTVTDGRAYTAMPAFGPEASFGANKQQTLTNAERWDANVYEMMFRTTPEGLSAGKRLYEAQCAQCHGVNGDGKGPRRQEMAAQIWSWSRNEGPGIFTDINYMVQRNGADLTNAILDGGGPMPSYRGKLSTAEVNNLVDYVYTFFYKHPPIK; from the coding sequence ATGCTGAGAGGGTTCGGCCGGACGCGTCCGGCTGCCTTGTTGCTGGTGATCGCGGCCGCGGTCGTGGTCGCCGGTTGCCAACCCCGGACCGGACTTCAGGGCACCCGGACGCCCATGACCCTCCCGCCGGCGGAGAATGTCGAGACGCCGCTCGTGGCGGACGAGAACGACCGGCCGATCGTGCCGGACGCGATCACGGGCAAGCAGGTGTACGGGCAGAACTGCGCGGTGTGCCACGGGATGGACGGGCACGGCAACGGGCCGATGGCGCCGACGCTCGTCGAGCCCCAACACGACGTACTGGCGCTGGTGGTCGGCTTGTTCGGGATCACGATCCACCGCCCGACGGTGCCGAGCAAGCCCGCCGATTTCCACAACCGCGATTTGGAGAGCGTAATCACCCCGGCGATCATGTTCCAGACCGTCACGGATGGGCGGGCGTACACCGCGATGCCGGCGTTCGGGCCCGAGGCCTCGTTCGGCGCCAACAAGCAGCAGACACTGACGAACGCTGAGCGGTGGGACGCGAACGTGTACGAGATGATGTTCCGGACCACGCCCGAGGGGTTGAGCGCGGGCAAGCGTCTGTACGAAGCGCAGTGCGCGCAGTGCCACGGCGTCAACGGCGACGGCAAGGGCCCGCGCCGCCAGGAGATGGCGGCGCAGATCTGGTCGTGGTCGCGCAACGAAGGGCCGGGTATCTTTACCGACATCAACTACATGGTGCAGCGCAACGGGGCGGACCTCACGAACGCGATCCTCGACGGCGGCGGACCGATGCCGAGCTATCGGGGCAAGCTGAGCACGGCCGAGGTCAACAACCTCGTGGACTACGTCTACACCTTCTTCTACAAGCACCCGCCGATCAAGTAG